AAACACACACTCTAAATACAGAAGAAttcaaataataaattattattgttaAATTATATAAGCAattgtatataaaaataaaatattattaatcttTTCTCTTTCGTTTACTTTCGTCTAAGAAGAATATATACATGGATATTTATAGGTATATAACTATCTTGAAACTCTCATGCTCATGTGTTTACATAAATTAGGAGATTATAAGAGATGATAGATTATGAAGCAATGAAGAGGTTCATGGACATTTACATACATGATACATATATTATTTTATAACACTTCCCCTTGATATCCATAATTAAGGAATCCACTTCATTAGGAAAATCCGATGGAAAAAAATCTAATGATGAAAAAGAGTACGTCATTCCGTAACCGTATCACTATAAATTTACTGAACAACATAATATGGTATAGTGAGACTTTGCTCCTCCTGTTTGAAATATCATTTGAGATCTCTGAACCACCACATTCCAATACCATGTACTAATTTCGCTCAAATGTTGTTGTAGGTAATGCTTTGGTGAATAAATCTACCAAGTTATCGCTAGAAAGAATATGTTGAACTTTTATATCGTCATTATTTTGTAGATCATGAGTGAAGAAGATTTTTAGCGAAATATgtttaattctatcccctttgatGTACCCGTCATTTAATTTTGTTGTACATGCTACGTTGTCTTCATATAATATTGTTGGAATTTTCTTGTTAGCAGCTAAACCATATTTTTCTTAATATGCTGAATCATTGATCTCAACCAAACACATTACTGACTTGCTTTATGTATTGCAAGTATTTCTGAATGATTCGATGATGTAGTAGTTATGGTTTGTTTGGTAGATTGCCAAAGTATAGTTGTTCCaccatatgtaaataaataaccaGTCGAGATCGACCTTTATGTGGATCAAATAAATATCTTGCATCTGCATaaccaattaattttgaaatagacATGCTAGAATAAAACAAGCCCAAATCGATGGTACCTTAAAGATAgctaaatatatgtttaatttcaTTCCAATATCTATGTGCTGGAAAAGAATTATATCTTGCTTAATAAATTTACAACAAATGTTATATCTAGTCTTGCATTATTAGCAAGATACATTAATACATCAATTGAACTTAAATACGGTGCTTCAGGACCAAGCAACTCTTCGCCATTTTCACTAGGTTGAAAAGGATCTTTGTTCACATCAAGAGATAGAACAACCATCGAGGAACTTAATGGATGAGCTTTATCCatataaaatcattttagaacCTTTAGTGTATAAGCTGATTGATGGATAAAAATTCCATCTGCAAATTATTCAATTTGCAATCCAATACAAACTTTCTTTTCCCTATATCTTTCATCTCGAATTCTCTTTTCAAGATATCAACTGTATATATAAGTTCTTCAGGACTTCCAATGATATTCAAATTATTAACATATACAGAAACAATAATAAATTTTGATCCATACTTTTTTATAAAAACACATGGACATATTGAATCATTTTGATATTTATGTTGCATCATATAGTCACTTAGATGTTTATACCACGTACATCCAGATTGCATCAATCCATACACAGATCTTTGTAATTtaatggaataaatatatttaaaatttaaacttgatgCTTCTAGCATCATGAGTCCTTCAGAGATTTTTCATATAAATATCAATATCAAGTTTTCCATACAAATAAGCTATTACTACATTCATCAAACACAtgcatttcaaattttttttgtgTTGTCATACAAAGAAGATATGAAAATGTGATTGCATGCACTATAGGGGAATATGTTTCTTCATAATCAATACAAGAGTTTTGAGAAAAACCTTGTGCCACTAATGAGCTTTATATCTTATgatttcatttttctcatttCACTTGCGTACAAAAATCCATCCTTTATGGTATCTCCAAGACCCAtagcatcattttttttttaaatgaatctCTGCATCCAAAATCCATGATAAATAATTTTTTCCAGAAATATCAAGAGCCACAAACTTTAACTTTGAAAGATGGGACATTGTGAAAATCTaatacaaagaaaattaaatcattaataattattatcatatatatttattaataaatgatAAAACATGATATAATCAAAAGCTGATTTTATAAAATATAActgtaaaatatttttgaaatgctgCAAGTCACGTAAATAAGTAACTAACTAATAGTTAATTGGACAATAACTAATAAAGTAACAAGAACTATAAATTTAACCATAGTTAATTAGGCATGTGAATAAttttgatgaagaaaaaaaatatatgtacatatatatatatatatatatatatatatatagctgaaattaaaaacaaaataaaaatatagtgTTGTGAAATTGTATAAGTAATTGCATATGAAAAAGATAATATTATTAACCTTTTTCTCTCTCTCATCTCTTACTCTCACATGAGAAGAATGCATACATAGGTATTTATAAGTATATAATCATCTTGAAACTCCCATGCTTATGTATTTACATAAATTAGGAGGTTATAAGAGATATGAATTATGTAGCAATGAGGGAGTTTACGGAATATTGAGATTTCATGGACATCTACATACATATATTATTTTACGACAATTATAACTTATTATTAACctttattatttcatattttcaaTCACGTGTATATAGTAGAGGATCTACAAAGACTCATTCCTTTTACAACTTCCATCTAAATAAAtctaaagaaaattgattttatccaCTAATCGATCAAAGAGATATTGATGCATGTTAATGAAGCCCAATATGATCATTCAaaagatataattttttatttagagcTCGAAATAAGGTTTTATCGGTGGTCATAtgtataaaatttgaaaatctacGTTTGTTACTAAGGATGGAGCTAGGAATTTTATATCGAGGAAGCAAAATGTATGTATTTATGTTGAAGAGAAACAATCATGTCATTGTCTCTCATTCACCTCTCTTTTACCCCCTATTTCTATACCTTATAcactttttatatttaaaaattgaaGGGAGAGGCGGCCGCCGCCATCGCCCCCCCTTTGGCTCCGTTCCTACTTGTTACTGATAAAATCATAAccgtcaatttttaattttaaaaatctttttactattttttgataattatttttttatgatatttaagataattttaaaattcttggtATTTATAAGAAAGGATTTGTCATGATCCATATCTTATTTTGAGTTAAGATGGTTCAGTTATATATTTTTTcggataaaaaatttatttccttctttataaaattagaattaaaatatattaattataatttttttttaatttatgttttacaTTACGATCTATAAGAGTTCTGTTAATATCTCTTACTATATTGTCTATTCAAATTACACAACCCGAAAAGCACCacattaataaattaatattatcAACTCAGTTATATGACATCCACTTAACCTAATCTTTTAGGTTTACGTGAGCAAATATATAAAATGGTCTCCATCCTCAATCCATCAGCCCTAACAAAAACATACAATAATGTACATAAATTTGGTATTTAATTACGCGGCTATAAAACTAGAACTGCACTAATCAATTAGATAATGACAATCAAGTGACACAAGACCTACCAAATCCCCTGCAAGGAAACTCCCTCGAACCTTCCTTTTGCAATTCTCATTCCACTCTCACTCCATTAATCCCTTTTATATTcactataatttttattatttgattatttttaaattttaattaagaataattattattaaatcgACATCACTCCACTAAAACCTAATCAAAATGATTCGAACCTAATCGGATTAATCgaaatcaaataaatcattttttaaaattcatatttttaaaataatctaatcaaaattttaaattcaatcgATTCGAACAATTTATTCAATTTAAACTTTTGCTTCACCTAACTCCATGTACTCACCCTATAAATTTAGGTTTCCTTGGGATTCATTTGAAGCTTGCATGGCCCATGCAAACATGTCGAAAAGGAAGAAAACGATCAACTTCTGGTGCTGCCTTCAGGTAGACACTGCTGAGCCCTCCCCGACAACAAGGTCCTCATGGACGTCGTCCTCTTCCGGAGGTCGACAGAGGGACCGCGTTCAGGAGCTGCTGGAGGTGTTCCAGCACTTCGACCGGGATGGGGATGGGAAGATTTCGGCAGCGGAGCTGCTGGAGTTCTTTGTGTCAATCGGGGAGGCTATGGGGGAGGAGGAGGCAGCAGGGGCAGTGGCGGAGCTGGACATGGATGGAGACGGGAAGCTGGACTTCGGTGACTTCGCGAGGATGATGGTGGAGGGggcggaagaggaggaggagatgaGGAGGGCATTTGGGGCGTTCGAATCGGTGAAAGGGTCTGGGAGGATCGATGTCGCGGGGCTCCAGAGGACGCTCAGCCGCCTGGGGGAAGACCGGTCGGTGGCAGAGTGCGAGGCGATGATCCAGGCGTACGACCTTGACGGAGACGGGGAGCTGGACTTCCGCGAGTTCAACCTCATGATGACTtgaacatttctaaatatttaataAAGAGTTTTATTATAAAATTGTAAGGTTATGTATGTACTTATTAGATACGCGTTACATA
This window of the Zingiber officinale cultivar Zhangliang chromosome 3B, Zo_v1.1, whole genome shotgun sequence genome carries:
- the LOC121967993 gene encoding putative calcium-binding protein CML19, with product MSKRKKTINFWCCLQVDTAEPSPTTRSSWTSSSSGGRQRDRVQELLEVFQHFDRDGDGKISAAELLEFFVSIGEAMGEEEAAGAVAELDMDGDGKLDFGDFARMMVEGAEEEEEMRRAFGAFESVKGSGRIDVAGLQRTLSRLGEDRSVAECEAMIQAYDLDGDGELDFREFNLMMT